The region CCTTCACAAGCCAGTGGGTTTTCAAGGGTCTTGCAAGGTCAAGAAATATCGACCTTGAGAGGCAGTTTTGTAGAAAATAATGAATCTGACTCATCTGAGAAGCCAATTGTCTGGCCACCGGCACTGGATGACGAGAAGGCTGACGTTCATTCTGCATCAAGGAGATGTCTATCAGATAAATGGCTTCCTTTAGGGAGGCCTGAATCATCTTTTACAGATCTTTTATCAGGTTTTGGGGTGCAAGCAAGTTCCTCCCACGGGTTCCATTTACTTTCTGGGGGCCAAACAGCATCTGCTAGCTTGGTGAAGCGACAAGCACTGGATGAAAATGATTTCAGCTTACTGGGAAAACAATGGTCACTAGCGCCTTCTGGTCTCTCACTTAATCTGATGGATTCAGGATTGAAGGGTGCGGATAATCTTTATCATATGCGGGGAACATCGAGATGTAATGGTTTTAATGAGTATCCAACCCTCCCTGGTCATAGAATTGATAATCAGCAGGGAAATCGGTTAATGCCCCAGTCCATGTTGCCTTATATTCAGATGTCCGCTCATTCTGGAGAAATGATGCCTAAACCCATGGCTTCACTACAGCCCGAAGCCGTGAAACCCAAAGAGGGGAACTGCAAACTATTTGGCATTCCCCTAGTAAGTAAATCTGCCTCCATAGATCCTGTCATGTTGCGGGAAAATTCTCCGATTGACTCTGCAAGTAACATGCATTGTGGTGTACACCCATATCAATTCCCTGTAACTGAATCTGATCAAAGGTCCGAGCAATCAAAGGGATCAAAGCTACTAGATTATGGGATCACAATTAGTGACCAGGAAGAACAATTCCAAACCTCTCATCCTGGTGCTCGAGATAGAGAGGGCAAAGGCCTTGTTAATTCAACAAGGAGTTGCACCAAGGTTAACAAAGGCCTTGTTAACTTTTGCTTATGACACTTTGTGAAACTTCAATAatttgggttattttgaattCAGGTTCATAAACAGGGTACGGCGCTTGGAAGGTCTGTGGATCTTGCAAGGTTCAACAACTATGAAGAATTGATAGCTGAACTGGATCACCTTTTTGATTTTAATGGTGAGCTCAAGGCTCGGAACAAGAACTGGCTGGTTGTATATACTGATGATGAGGGTGACATGATGCTTGTTGGAGATGATCCATGGCAGTAAGTGCTTTCCTCATTCTTTGTGATGCATAAAGGATGAAAGATGATTATCTTTGCAGTGATCTCtaaattttgcatatatatatatggattctTATGCTGCTTTGTTACCTCTTGTTCTTGATGAAACAGAGAATTTTGTGGTATGGTTCACAAGATTTTTATCTACACGAAAGAGGAGGTGCAGCGGATGAACCCAGGGACTCTCAATTCAAAAGGCGAGTACGATTCTTCTTTTGCAGATGGCTCCGATGCTAAGGAAGTGAAGAGTCTACAACTTCCTTCTGATTCCAGTCCTGAAGATTCTTAGTGAGGTCCTCCTTAattgaggtattgaaaagtaAAATGCTAATGCAAAAAAAGAAGGGATGTGGGGTCACAGTCGCCCTGCTGCAGTTTCTAGTTACTTGACAACTTTTAATCTAATTTGACAGGTTTATAAAATATGCGGAAAGAACTACATCCACCCAGCTGTTGCATTTTTGGGGATTTGGGAAGGTGGTAACCTGCCACATGAAGTCCCTTTAAGCTTCTGGATGGCTGGTCTCTCCACATTGATGCAGCTTCTGTACTTGGCAGTTTCGACCCCTTTTTGGAGCAAACTTATGGTGACTTATCTATACACAGTATACATAAAATATCAGCCTGGTCATAATGTTCCTTTCGCTTATTTCTGTATGTACATACTCAGTTTTAACATTTCTCTGGCAGCTCTAGATGTAAATAAGAAGTTAATACACAGCATACATTGTCTACTGTTAATTTATGTACTACTGGTAGCCAACTGCTTTTAGTACCCTACATCTGTTATATCAGGCTATCAGCAGTTGTGGTCATCCGGGTGAACATGTTTTGGCAGTCATGCAAATTTTGGTCGTAAGAGTTGAAAAGATTAATATATTTGGTTATTACAAATCTTGATCAAGTTATTGCTTCGTCCCTTTGGTTACTTCTGGTTGATACCCACATGTAGCCGGCTCTTTTGCAAAACATCGGCAGCTAGAGTTGACATTGTCAATGTTTTTAAACTGGGCCAAATTCTCCAAGTCTTGGTGACACCTTGGTGTGTCAATTTGTTATCATAATACTGGAGGTCCAGAGCTTGGCCTGACAACAGAGAATTGGCTCAGTTGATCGACAAGGGTGCAGAGCACGGCTTGTAAATGCGGTGCATTTGGAGGCCATGGTCACAGTTAACTGGATTGGTACCCATAAAATGTTGTGAACTTATCGTGTCCAGCCCCTGTTCTTTCAGATTCTGTGGTGATTCATTGGAAACATATTGCAGGCAGCACATAGATGTTGTTGAATATAGGTATTGTTATCTTTATTGCTATTAAACAACCATATGGTTCATGGGTTTTGCGCCAGCCACCCACATCATAGTCCCATGGAATCATGAGTCCAGGCTCCAGCTACCGTTCTTTTAGTATCTGAGGTCATTCCTTGTAGCTTCATATCTCCGACAACAAATAGATTTTTCTGATTTCCTTGTATATAAAAAAGATGTCACTAGAATTTGTGTCGAGCCATCCTTATGATAGTGGATGGGTGCTGCTGAATATACTATCATTTCACCATTCCAGAATGATTCAACTTTCATTTGGGGCTTCTGTTTGCTGCTTGTCCGACTTATTTTTAGCAATATCCATATCATTTAAAGCTTTGCTTTgttaatctttattttttatataagcGAGTGGATGAAACAAAGGAATTTTTACGCGTTTGTAATACATATCAGCTTATTTTAATTACTACGAGTGGACGAAACAATTATTCGCTCCACTCTTCTCCAGCCTCTGCCCCACTTTAGTAGATCCCTCATTGTATGAACACACTAATGAACCTCTAATAAAATTGATCTCttattactctctccgtttcaaaCTATTTGTCATGATTCTCTTTTTCACGCCTATTAAGAAACATTAATTAAGAGGGGTCTTTAACTATTTACCCTTCATTGGTATTTGAACAATGattttatcatatcataattgAGATGTTTGTATTCTTGAAGAACAATAACTACTAAGGTGAAATgggagaaaaataattaatttatctTGAATAGCGATAAATAATTTAAGACCATTACTTTTAGAAAtcgacagataatttgagacggatgGAGTATGATTTTAGTGATATTTGAGTGGTTTGTCGTCCCAAAGAGAAACCCTAGCCATGGCAATGGGAAACAGATCAAATTTTGGAGAGATAATTGGGATGGTTTTGTTTTGCTGAAATATCAATCCTTCTAGCAGATATGTTCTCTGAAGATGTTGGATGGAACATTGAATTTAGAAGGAATTTCTTTGACAGGAAAATGCAGGAAATTGATGTATTTattcaaaagatgaaaacaGTAAAACTTAATTCCCGGAAAAGAAGGCCTAATCTGATAAGATAATGAGAAGTTTATTTTACCGTTTCGCTCACTATATAAAGTACTCGATACTGAttagttcatgcaaatactgaATCGGGCTTGGaagatgatttagaagccttCAGTCTCAACAGAAGTTACTTTCTTGGTTGGCTGGTATCTCATGAAGCTTGTCTGACACAAGGGTATCTATCGCGTATAGACTATAAGGGTGTGGTGGCCTAACCATCGAGGTGAAGTCGATACCTAAAAGATCGAATGGAACAATATATAGACAAGTAATCCCTTATGGGTTCCAACGTATTCCTTTAATTATTCAGAGTTAACGGATTTATcattgaaagagaagaagacTACTCAAGAAGattctattttatttgttggaattgaatttgaaTAAATAATTAGTAGAAGACGGAATCACTGAAATCATGTTTCATCATGACTGAGAACTTGAACAAGGAGTAGACCtttttattttgagattttCTAGAGTTTGAAAACTGAGAAGTCTTTTACTTATTTGGTGTACCTACTTGAGCCGGATGAAAGGAAACTGATGAAAAAGGGTTGGAACATGTGTAGTAGATGTCACTTGTGTGAGAAACATGTGAATCAGTGCATCATATATTTCATACTTTGTGATTTTACCTGGCAGGTCTGGTCCAGGTTCATGGCAAATTATGAAATCCAATGGGTGAAGTCCTATGAAGTTCAGGAACGTATTAGAAAATCGGGAATCTGCATGTCCAGCAGCTTCCCTAAAAGAAAATCTGGAGAGCTCTCACCATATGCATAACTTGGACTATTTGGAAAGATAGGAGTATGAGATGTCTTGAAGGCAAAAAGGAATAACTACAATCTGTGAAATATAATGGGCTACATTATCTGTACTTTTGGAAAGATGAAAATGCTGTTGTAGATTTTCATAGTCTACTGAACTTGCTAGACTGTTGGGGATTCTAATGCAGTCAAGTTCAGCTTTTTTCCTTGTGATCTCAGAGTATCAGCCTGATACTGTCTTCTataaaatcttaccttatccaaaaaaaaaagggcaccCATATGAACTGTTAACATCACCACTTGTATGAATAACACCTTCAACTACTTATTAATATTGTTATTGCATGAAATATAGCAGGACAGGGAAAATACATTGATAATATAAACATTACTGAAATCATCATTTATAATTTATACCCCTAAACTATTATGAGCTGAGCCAAACAATAATGAGAAAAGAGGCAAAAAAAGGTAGAAACCACATAAGACTAGAGATGAGGACAACTTTTAACTGTCTCCTACAATAAACTAGATATGTTTTTGGTTTAAGAGTGTCTTGCTAATACAACACTTTCTTGTGACGGACTACAACCTTAATCCAGTATATTTCTGTAAAATCGTTAAAGCTCAACATAGAAAGGATGGTGCCTTCTCGACGTGGCAAGATTGACCCAAGACTCAAAAGTTGCTTCATAAGCCCCAGGAAGCTTAGTGGCCAACGCAAATGAACTCGGGACTACAGATACAGACTATTGAGCTAAAACATGATCACCCTGATCTACACGGGGATAGGCTCGGGAGCTGGATCTGTGGGAGTACCACTACTGCCATTGAGGACAGTCACATTGCCATCGGAATCGACGTCCACAATAACTGAATCACCTTCTTTGATCTCGCCTGCAAGCATTTTCTCAGCCATGCTGTCCTCTAACAGTCTCATAATAGCTCTTCTCAGAGGTCGAGCTCCGTAGCTAGGGTTGTATCCCTCGTCAACCACCCTATCTCTAAACCTGTCGGTCACTTGAAGTTCTATCTCCTTAAGTTTCAACCTCTCAAACACCTCCTTAAGCATGATATCAGCTATCTCCTTAACCTCTAACTTAGTGAGCTGACGGAATACAATCATCTCATCCAATCTGTTCAAAAACTCTGGCCTGAAGTACTGCTTCAATTCTTCAGTCACTAAGCTCTTGATACGGTTGTAACTGCTATCCTTCTCATCGTAATCAAGATCAAAACCTATACGACGACCACCTTTCTCTATCACGCTACTTCCGACATTTGATGTCATGATGAGAAGTGTGTTCTTGAAATCTACAGTTCTACCCTTGCTGTCTGTCAACcttccatcttcaagaatttGAAGCATCATGTTGAAGACATCAGGATGAGCCTTCTCAATCTCATCAAAGAGGACAACAGTATAAGGTCGACGCCTTACAGCTTCAGTCAATTGACCACCTTCTGTGTAACCAACATAACCAGGGGGTGATCCAATGAGCTTAGAGACTGTGTGTCTCTCCATGAACTCACTCATATCAAGCCGGATCATTGCTTCTTCAGAACCAAAGTAATAAGTGGCCAGTGCCTTTGCCAGTTCTGATTTCCCAACACCAGTGGGACCAGAAAAGATGAAACTAGCAATAGGCCGGTTGGGATTCTTGAGGCCAACTCGCGCACGTCGAATAGCGCGACTAATGGCTTTGACAGCTTCATCCTGGCCAATGATTCGAGTGTGAAGTGTTTCTTCCATCTTTAGGAGGCGATCAGATTCATCAGTGGAGACCTTCTCAACAGGGATGCCAGTCCAAGAAGAGACAATGTGCTGAATATCTGCTTCTGTCACAAGAGGACCTGTATCTCCAGCCTCACTTTCAGCCTTGCTCATCTCTTTGTTTTTGTCAATGAGGACTGTGATCTGTGCCTTCAGATCCATTTCCCTATCACGTAATTCCCCAGCCTGTccattaattcaaaaccatCTTATTAGGAAATTCTACAATTCCAATATTTGATAAGAAAATAGCTCATCGCTATTGATAAGAAAACCGGCATTTTAAAGAAATTCTTTAGAAAACTCGGTACCTTTTCAAAATCTTGACCGCGCACAGCTTCATTCTTTTCCTTCGTAATCTGACGAAGCTCTTTCTCGAGCTCTTTTGCTTCCTCGGGGAGCTGGGGAGCAACAACAGAGCATTGTCACTCAACAAATCGTAGGACAATGACAGATTAAAAGAGAGACAAAGGGAGCATTCCATACCTGAGCATGGCGAAGTCGAACACGGGAACCAGCTTCATCAATCAAGTCAATTGCTTTATCAGGCAGAAATCGGTCACTGAAATGTGAAAATTTAGGTGTAAAGATGTATCACGTTGCAAAATCAGGAAAAAGATAAACATGCACACTAAAATCAATATCATGGAATCTAGGATAAGGATATAAATATGCATAAAACCTAATTAGATGCcgataaacaaaaataaaccaACTTCTCATAAAATAAGTTGAACTTCACGTGTACAGTCTGTCATCGACAACTCAAGGCAAGAAAAGTGGAAAGCATATAAGGAAGAGATTTTGTAAAATGGTATAGATTAGATACCTGATGTACTGGTATGAGAGCTGGGCAGCAGCCACTAAGGCATCGTCAGTGTACCGAAGTTTGTGATGAATTTCATACCTCTCACGAAGCCCTTTTAGAATCTGTATGGTTTCATCAACAGTAGGTTCAGGGACCTTAACTGGCTGGAATCTCCTCTCCAATGCTGGATCTTTCTCAATATGCTTTCTGTATTCATCCAGTGTAGTAGCTCCGATACACTGAAAAGAAGCCAAGTAA is a window of Lycium ferocissimum isolate CSIRO_LF1 chromosome 12, AGI_CSIRO_Lferr_CH_V1, whole genome shotgun sequence DNA encoding:
- the LOC132040551 gene encoding auxin response factor 2B, with the protein product MCNEMATSESARNPTAAANVDAEKALYTELWRACAGPLVTVPREGELVFYFPQGHIEQVEASINQASDQQIPVYNLPSKILCRVINVLLKAEPDTDEVFAQVTLMPEQNQDENVVTKEPMPPPPPRFHVHSFCKTLTASDTSTHGGFSVLRRHADECLPPLDMSRQPPTQELVAKDLHANEWRFRHIFRGQPRRHLLQSGWSVFVSSKRLVAGDAFIFLRGENGELRVGVRRAMRQQVNAPSSVISSHSMHLGVLATAWHAIQTKTLFTVYYKPRTSPAEFIVPYDQYMESLKNNYSIGMRFKMRFEGEEAPEQRFTGTIVGIEYGDPKRWPESKWKCLKVRWDETSAIPRPDRVSPWKIEPALSPPALNPLPIPRQKRPRSNVLPSSPDSSVLSREGSSRVTVDPSQASGFSRVLQGQEISTLRGSFVENNESDSSEKPIVWPPALDDEKADVHSASRRCLSDKWLPLGRPESSFTDLLSGFGVQASSSHGFHLLSGGQTASASLVKRQALDENDFSLLGKQWSLAPSGLSLNLMDSGLKGADNLYHMRGTSRCNGFNEYPTLPGHRIDNQQGNRLMPQSMLPYIQMSAHSGEMMPKPMASLQPEAVKPKEGNCKLFGIPLVSKSASIDPVMLRENSPIDSASNMHCGVHPYQFPVTESDQRSEQSKGSKLLDYGITISDQEEQFQTSHPGARDREGKGLVNSTRSCTKVHKQGTALGRSVDLARFNNYEELIAELDHLFDFNGELKARNKNWLVVYTDDEGDMMLVGDDPWQEFCGMVHKIFIYTKEEVQRMNPGTLNSKGEYDSSFADGSDAKEVKSLQLPSDSSPEDS
- the LOC132040994 gene encoding ATP-dependent Clp protease ATP-binding subunit ClpA homolog CD4B, chloroplastic — protein: MARALVQSTSIPSSVAGDRTTKFNGSGKTKRSVTMLCNAQSSTLSLRDFTGLRGCNAIDTLVRRPGQTLQSKVAAATSVRRPRGCRFVPKAMFERFTEKAIKVIMLAQEEARRLGHNFVGTEQILLGLIGEGTGIAAKVLKSMGINLKDARVEVEKIIGRGSGFVAVEIPFTPRAKRVLELSLEEARQLGHNYIGSEHLLLGLLREGEGVAARVLENLGADPSNIRTQVIRMVGESNEAVGASVGGGTSGQKMPTLEEYGTNLTKLAEEGKLDPVVGRQPQIERVTQILGRRTKNNPCLIGEPGVGKTAIAEGLAQRIATGDVPETIEGKKVITLDMGLLVAGTKYRGEFEERLKKLMEEIKQSDEIILFIDEVHTLIGAGAAEGAIDAANILKPALARGELQCIGATTLDEYRKHIEKDPALERRFQPVKVPEPTVDETIQILKGLRERYEIHHKLRYTDDALVAAAQLSYQYISDRFLPDKAIDLIDEAGSRVRLRHAQLPEEAKELEKELRQITKEKNEAVRGQDFEKAGELRDREMDLKAQITVLIDKNKEMSKAESEAGDTGPLVTEADIQHIVSSWTGIPVEKVSTDESDRLLKMEETLHTRIIGQDEAVKAISRAIRRARVGLKNPNRPIASFIFSGPTGVGKSELAKALATYYFGSEEAMIRLDMSEFMERHTVSKLIGSPPGYVGYTEGGQLTEAVRRRPYTVVLFDEIEKAHPDVFNMMLQILEDGRLTDSKGRTVDFKNTLLIMTSNVGSSVIEKGGRRIGFDLDYDEKDSSYNRIKSLVTEELKQYFRPEFLNRLDEMIVFRQLTKLEVKEIADIMLKEVFERLKLKEIELQVTDRFRDRVVDEGYNPSYGARPLRRAIMRLLEDSMAEKMLAGEIKEGDSVIVDVDSDGNVTVLNGSSGTPTDPAPEPIPV